From one Microbulbifer sp. A4B17 genomic stretch:
- a CDS encoding lipase, whose protein sequence is MALENSPDAQTFLTTHKKRKSRTVLLIPGIFDRGTSLLKMQHELAADGFDAHYIHLRYNSGWHGMEHLSSQLLAKLEHIVEKDTTCTLVGFSMGGIVARYYLQALQGIHRVHKFISISSPHYGSYWASFLPYKGGKQLRVGSDFLRKLNHGLKMLESTQPVSIWTRYDITIMPHSSAILGLGTTYEVPVILHRMMPMSRKVISVLKRELELGMA, encoded by the coding sequence ATGGCGTTAGAGAACTCTCCTGACGCACAAACGTTTCTCACAACACATAAAAAACGTAAAAGTAGGACAGTACTTTTGATACCCGGTATTTTTGATCGAGGAACCTCCCTGTTAAAAATGCAACATGAGCTGGCTGCTGATGGATTTGACGCTCATTATATCCACCTGCGCTACAACTCTGGCTGGCATGGTATGGAACACCTCTCATCCCAGTTACTCGCCAAGTTGGAACATATTGTAGAAAAAGATACCACATGCACATTGGTAGGCTTTAGCATGGGGGGGATTGTCGCCCGATATTACTTGCAGGCCTTACAGGGTATCCATAGGGTCCATAAGTTTATCTCCATCTCATCGCCCCACTACGGCAGCTACTGGGCAAGTTTTCTTCCTTATAAGGGAGGTAAACAATTGCGGGTTGGCAGTGATTTTTTGCGAAAGTTAAATCACGGTTTGAAGATGCTCGAAAGTACGCAACCAGTTTCAATTTGGACACGCTATGACATTACTATTATGCCCCATAGCAGCGCCATACTCGGCCTTGGCACAACATATGAAGTTCCAGTGATATTACATCGAATGATGCCAATGAGCCGTAAAGTAATCTCTGTACTAAAGCGGGAATTAGAACTTGGCATGGCTTAA
- a CDS encoding DUF2007 domain-containing protein translates to MKLIYTHENRLLVELVKSRLEVAGIKTRLKNEYAQGATGELAPNQVWPELWLERDRDLERAQQVLAEAEVEQKNWLCTACGEDNGAAFDFCWQCGRSRPTAD, encoded by the coding sequence ATGAAGCTCATCTATACCCATGAAAACCGTCTGTTGGTTGAGTTGGTAAAAAGTCGTCTGGAAGTAGCGGGAATAAAAACCCGGTTAAAGAATGAATATGCCCAGGGAGCAACCGGTGAGTTAGCTCCAAATCAGGTTTGGCCCGAATTGTGGTTGGAGCGGGATCGCGATTTAGAGCGCGCTCAGCAGGTTCTTGCTGAAGCAGAAGTGGAACAAAAAAACTGGCTATGCACTGCTTGTGGTGAGGATAATGGTGCAGCTTTTGACTTCTGCTGGCAATGTGGTAGATCCCGGCCTACGGCTGACTAG
- a CDS encoding VOC family protein, whose product MQILLNIDVDDLSRGSNFYCDAFGLHEGRRLGTDVVEILGGSIPIFLKQRDPGAWPINSKKNINSYDRHWTPVHMDVVVEELLLAIERVVDTGGQMNGNIQKRKWGIKASLSDPFGNSYYLMQFNKGGSAAADL is encoded by the coding sequence ATGCAAATACTCTTGAATATTGATGTGGATGACTTAAGTCGAGGGAGTAATTTTTACTGTGATGCTTTTGGTCTTCACGAAGGACGTCGCCTGGGTACGGATGTGGTTGAGATACTCGGTGGCAGCATACCAATTTTCCTAAAGCAAAGAGATCCTGGGGCCTGGCCAATAAATAGTAAGAAAAATATAAATAGTTATGATCGGCACTGGACACCGGTACATATGGATGTCGTTGTGGAGGAACTGCTATTGGCGATAGAGCGGGTCGTTGATACTGGTGGCCAGATGAACGGCAACATTCAGAAAAGAAAATGGGGAATTAAAGCATCACTCTCAGATCCATTTGGTAATAGCTATTACCTGATGCAATTTAATAAGGGTGGTTCAGCAGCGGCTGATTTATAA
- a CDS encoding STAS/SEC14 domain-containing protein — protein sequence MTATSHGVSIGLEQKSEHIFLTLKARGKLTHEDYEAMVPMLTSAIEKVGHPKINVFMDAREFEGWEPRAAWDDFKLGVEYGREFNRIAVLSSKRWLQVAGKVGSWFIGGEYRTFESEPEAMAWLEEDT from the coding sequence ATGACTGCTACGTCTCACGGTGTGTCTATCGGTCTTGAGCAGAAATCTGAGCATATTTTTCTTACTTTGAAAGCCCGAGGTAAGCTGACTCATGAAGACTACGAGGCCATGGTGCCAATGCTTACCTCAGCGATTGAAAAGGTCGGTCATCCAAAGATTAATGTATTTATGGATGCCCGAGAATTTGAGGGTTGGGAGCCTCGAGCGGCTTGGGATGATTTCAAATTGGGGGTTGAGTATGGGCGAGAATTTAATCGTATTGCGGTATTGTCTAGCAAGCGCTGGCTGCAAGTAGCTGGTAAAGTGGGGAGTTGGTTTATCGGTGGAGAGTATCGGACCTTTGAATCCGAACCCGAGGCTATGGCATGGTTGGAAGAAGATACATAG
- a CDS encoding aldehyde dehydrogenase, whose amino-acid sequence MSAQNNIPQNLQEWQALAASLKIEGRAFINGSYVDALSGEIRATFNPANGEELAQIASCGPKDADLAVNVARETFESGVWSKMPPMQRKKIMVRFAELIEEHLVEIALLESLDAGKPVGDTMAVDVPGAATTIRWSGEAIDKIYDEVAPTGPGELGLVTRMPLGVVAAIVPWNFPLSTTAWKLGPALATGNSVILKPASNTPLTAIKLAGLAKEAGLPDGVLNVLPGPGSSLGKALGLHMDIDCLTFTGSTEVGKTLTEYSGQSNLKRTFLELGGKSPNIVFADADLDKAAEAAALAIFYNQGETCTAGSRLLVEKSIADEFIQKVSKAAECFKPGHPQDPNTRMGALIDRSQFDTVEFYVAKGLEQGAQLVCGGKPVDEVAGGYYYEPTVFRSVTGDMTIAREEIFGPVLSVIEFESEEEALAIANDSIYGLAAGIWTNNLGRAHRMARDIYAGSVWVNNYFGGDITVPFGGFKQSGNGRDKSLHALDKYCELKSTWIDLS is encoded by the coding sequence ATGTCAGCGCAAAATAATATCCCCCAAAACCTGCAGGAATGGCAGGCTCTGGCGGCCTCACTGAAGATCGAGGGCCGTGCCTTTATCAATGGCAGCTATGTCGATGCCCTTTCCGGTGAAATTCGCGCCACTTTTAATCCAGCTAATGGTGAAGAGCTGGCACAGATTGCCAGCTGTGGCCCGAAAGATGCGGACTTGGCGGTAAATGTGGCCCGGGAAACCTTCGAGTCTGGCGTTTGGTCGAAAATGCCGCCGATGCAGCGCAAAAAAATCATGGTGCGCTTTGCCGAGCTGATTGAGGAGCATCTGGTAGAAATTGCCCTGCTGGAGAGCCTGGATGCGGGTAAACCGGTTGGCGACACCATGGCGGTGGATGTCCCTGGAGCGGCCACCACGATTCGCTGGAGTGGCGAAGCTATCGACAAGATTTACGATGAAGTGGCCCCGACCGGCCCTGGTGAACTGGGCTTGGTTACCCGTATGCCCTTGGGGGTGGTGGCTGCTATTGTGCCCTGGAATTTCCCCTTATCTACAACTGCCTGGAAGCTGGGGCCAGCCCTTGCCACTGGCAACAGCGTTATTCTGAAGCCCGCCTCCAATACACCACTGACTGCGATTAAGTTGGCGGGCCTGGCTAAGGAAGCGGGACTTCCTGATGGCGTGCTAAATGTGCTGCCGGGGCCGGGTAGCAGTTTGGGCAAGGCCCTGGGCCTGCATATGGATATCGACTGCCTGACCTTTACGGGCTCCACTGAGGTGGGCAAAACCCTGACCGAGTACTCTGGCCAGTCCAATCTCAAGCGTACATTCTTAGAACTCGGCGGTAAAAGCCCGAATATTGTATTTGCCGATGCAGACCTGGATAAGGCGGCGGAAGCGGCGGCCCTGGCTATTTTTTACAATCAGGGTGAAACCTGTACCGCCGGATCACGTTTGCTGGTGGAAAAGTCTATCGCTGATGAATTTATTCAAAAGGTGAGTAAAGCCGCAGAGTGTTTTAAGCCCGGGCATCCCCAAGACCCGAATACTCGTATGGGCGCCCTGATCGATCGCAGCCAGTTTGACACAGTTGAATTTTATGTGGCCAAGGGCCTGGAGCAGGGGGCGCAATTAGTCTGCGGTGGTAAACCAGTGGATGAAGTTGCGGGTGGTTATTACTATGAGCCAACGGTATTTCGCAGTGTTACTGGCGATATGACCATCGCCCGTGAAGAAATCTTTGGCCCGGTGCTGTCTGTGATCGAGTTTGAGAGTGAGGAAGAAGCACTCGCTATTGCCAATGATTCTATCTATGGTCTGGCGGCGGGTATCTGGACCAATAACCTGGGACGTGCCCATCGCATGGCGCGTGATATATACGCCGGATCTGTTTGGGTAAATAATTATTTTGGCGGTGATATCACCGTACCCTTTGGTGGTTTTAAACAATCCGGTAACGGCCGAGATAAATCCCTTCACGCACTGGATAAGTACTGTGAACTTAAGTCCACCTGGATTGACCTGAGTTAA
- a CDS encoding TerC family protein encodes MFEWITSPEAWVALATLAALEIVLGIDNIIFISILVGRLPPKQREPARFIGLTLAMVTRLALLFSIVWIMGLVEPLFSIFGMDISGRDIILLGGGLFLIAKATHEIHNSLEGEEESASSLGSAGFWMVLLQIALLDIVFSLDSVITAVGLVNEISIMAVAIILAVIVMLVAAKPIGDFVDRHPTVKMLALSFLIMVGLTLVVEGFDVHVPKGYIYFAMAFSMAVEFLNLRLRSKKARKTHPVKLHHALREDS; translated from the coding sequence ATGTTTGAGTGGATAACCAGCCCCGAGGCCTGGGTCGCCTTGGCCACTTTGGCAGCATTGGAAATTGTGCTGGGTATCGATAATATTATTTTTATTTCTATACTGGTCGGAAGGCTTCCACCAAAGCAGAGAGAGCCGGCACGTTTTATTGGTCTAACCCTGGCAATGGTAACACGTCTGGCCCTGCTCTTCTCTATCGTATGGATTATGGGCCTGGTTGAGCCGCTATTTAGTATTTTCGGTATGGATATTTCTGGCCGGGATATAATTCTATTGGGGGGAGGTCTATTCCTGATTGCTAAAGCAACCCACGAAATTCACAACAGCCTTGAAGGAGAGGAAGAAAGTGCTTCCTCTCTAGGCAGTGCCGGTTTTTGGATGGTGCTGCTACAAATTGCTCTGCTGGATATCGTATTCTCTCTCGACTCTGTGATTACTGCTGTTGGATTGGTCAATGAAATATCAATAATGGCGGTAGCCATAATCTTGGCTGTAATTGTAATGTTAGTTGCGGCGAAACCGATCGGAGATTTTGTCGATCGCCATCCCACCGTAAAAATGCTGGCATTGTCCTTCCTTATTATGGTTGGGTTAACTTTGGTCGTTGAAGGATTCGACGTGCATGTACCTAAGGGGTATATTTACTTCGCCATGGCATTCTCAATGGCAGTTGAATTCCTCAATCTTCGCTTGCGCAGTAAGAAGGCTCGCAAAACGCATCCTGTAAAGCTGCATCATGCATTGCGCGAAGATAGCTAA
- a CDS encoding DUF5694 domain-containing protein: MKNIVRQVTGSIMLSLGLIGLSAYAEPVESTEPAQVMLFGSFHFNHFRKPGKDVVKTQVIDVYTDESQRYLEDLSSRIAADSPTHVLLECHTNDEGKMNQRFARYIKGEHKLNRGESEQLGFRVAKKAGLSKVNCYDSDQNLPYGELLSYLEKSSPERKKLIDDYLEAWGKRFNDLYASSTLEQALDKHNDPAEDKINVGSYIMLNDVGQGDNFIGADLSTKWWSRNFRMYANIQAIAQPGTKVFVLGGQGHSSVMRPMLELDDKRETWNVRDYF, translated from the coding sequence ATGAAAAACATAGTAAGACAAGTCACTGGCTCAATTATGCTTTCTTTGGGGCTTATTGGCCTAAGTGCCTATGCGGAGCCAGTAGAAAGTACAGAGCCCGCACAGGTTATGCTTTTTGGTAGCTTTCACTTTAACCACTTCAGAAAACCCGGTAAAGATGTGGTGAAAACACAAGTTATTGATGTTTATACCGACGAAAGTCAAAGGTATTTGGAGGATTTATCCTCACGGATTGCCGCTGACTCGCCAACACATGTTCTTCTGGAATGTCACACCAATGACGAAGGCAAAATGAATCAGCGCTTTGCCAGATATATCAAGGGTGAGCACAAGCTAAATAGAGGAGAAAGCGAACAGCTGGGATTTAGAGTAGCCAAGAAAGCAGGCCTATCAAAAGTAAATTGCTATGATTCGGATCAGAATCTTCCTTACGGTGAGCTTTTATCCTACTTAGAGAAGAGTTCTCCCGAGAGGAAAAAGTTGATAGATGATTACCTTGAAGCCTGGGGAAAACGTTTCAATGATCTGTATGCCTCATCAACCTTGGAGCAAGCTCTCGATAAACACAATGATCCCGCTGAAGACAAAATAAATGTAGGCTCCTATATAATGCTCAATGACGTTGGCCAAGGCGATAATTTTATCGGTGCCGATCTATCCACCAAATGGTGGTCCAGAAATTTCCGTATGTATGCCAATATCCAGGCGATTGCCCAGCCAGGAACCAAAGTATTTGTTCTTGGTGGCCAAGGACACAGTTCTGTAATGAGACCCATGCTCGAGCTGGATGACAAGCGTGAAACCTGGAATGTCAGAGACTATTTCTAA
- a CDS encoding adenylosuccinate lyase family protein yields MAHGQHFDMTPLSPLDSPLFGNAFVEPRMREIFSFHNYLQSCINTEVTLAKVQASLEVIPSSAAKGIADAAEKYIPDLEELQKSTTLVGYPILPLVEQLAKQAGDSGHYLHWGATTQDVMDTATVLQMRSGIELIESQVRKTITALLSLAKRYRDTPMAGRTHLQQAIPITFGYKAAVWLSGLDRHLERLSQLKARVLVVQFSGAAGTLASLGTKGLTVQHALAEALDLEVPTITWHSSRDGFTETVQTLALICASLAKIAVDVSVMMTTEIAEVAEPFAQHRGSSSTMPQKHNPISCELISANSKMVREHAGLMLDAMAVDFERATGPWHLEWRAIPESFALTSGSLSQANFMLTGLQVYPDKMRRNLDLSRGLICAEAVMMTLAPIIGRQTAHNLVYNACRQAVDTGSPFADILLEMPQIRKTLTEKEIKTLTTPENYLGSAPEMVDKVVNNR; encoded by the coding sequence ATGGCTCACGGGCAACACTTTGATATGACTCCCCTGTCACCCCTAGACTCACCTCTATTTGGCAATGCCTTTGTAGAACCTCGCATGAGGGAAATATTCAGTTTTCACAATTATTTGCAGTCCTGTATAAATACTGAGGTAACGCTGGCCAAAGTACAGGCATCTCTCGAAGTAATTCCCAGTTCCGCCGCTAAGGGGATTGCCGATGCTGCGGAGAAATATATTCCAGATCTGGAAGAGTTACAGAAAAGTACAACATTGGTGGGCTATCCAATCTTGCCTTTAGTGGAGCAATTAGCAAAACAGGCGGGAGACTCAGGTCATTATCTGCACTGGGGTGCAACTACACAGGATGTTATGGATACTGCAACGGTGCTACAAATGCGCAGCGGGATAGAATTAATTGAATCACAAGTTCGGAAAACCATAACTGCGTTATTAAGTCTAGCAAAGAGGTACCGCGATACACCCATGGCGGGCCGTACTCACTTACAACAAGCCATTCCCATTACTTTCGGCTATAAGGCTGCTGTCTGGCTTAGTGGCCTGGATCGCCACCTGGAACGCCTTTCGCAACTGAAAGCTCGAGTGCTGGTTGTCCAGTTTTCCGGCGCCGCTGGGACACTCGCGTCTCTGGGGACAAAAGGGCTAACCGTGCAACATGCACTGGCAGAAGCGCTTGATCTGGAAGTTCCAACTATTACATGGCACTCAAGCCGGGATGGCTTTACGGAAACTGTTCAAACACTGGCATTAATATGTGCTAGCTTGGCGAAGATTGCTGTAGATGTATCTGTAATGATGACAACGGAAATAGCAGAAGTTGCTGAACCTTTTGCCCAGCATCGTGGCTCATCCAGCACAATGCCACAGAAGCACAATCCCATTTCTTGTGAGTTGATTAGCGCTAACTCAAAAATGGTACGTGAGCATGCCGGATTGATGCTTGATGCAATGGCAGTGGACTTTGAGCGCGCTACTGGACCATGGCACCTTGAGTGGCGGGCAATCCCTGAGAGCTTTGCCCTGACTTCAGGATCGCTCTCCCAAGCAAATTTCATGTTGACAGGGCTCCAAGTATATCCAGATAAGATGAGAAGAAATTTAGATTTATCCAGGGGGCTGATTTGCGCTGAGGCAGTAATGATGACTCTGGCTCCCATAATAGGACGGCAAACTGCACACAACTTAGTTTATAATGCCTGCAGGCAAGCAGTAGATACCGGTAGCCCTTTCGCAGACATACTTTTAGAAATGCCTCAAATAAGAAAAACATTGACTGAAAAGGAGATAAAAACCCTGACAACCCCAGAAAATTATCTTGGCTCGGCACCTGAAATGGTGGACAAAGTTGTGAATAACCGCTGA
- a CDS encoding alpha/beta hydrolase yields MRFSPTILLGLLFALIQPASASTSKEIQVSSGKIETLPPLIQEGLSERSVRVWLPNNYPTQQPYAVVYMHDGQMLFDKGTTWNGQEWGMDETASKLISQEKVRPFIVVAIDNVSKFRHGDYFPQKARDFLPSDARQSKHPFNQAELRGDLYLKYLVTTVKPYIDEHYAVGYGADDTFIAGASMGGLISLYAVAEYPDIFSTVAAISTHWPGINPDDSLPLAEAIRAYLRENLPKPGNHRFYFDHGTETLDAYYPPLQLAVDQIMRQQGYSSSDWLTQVFEGHAHDEESWSSRLDQILIFMLGHQKNK; encoded by the coding sequence ATGCGTTTTTCTCCCACTATTTTACTAGGGCTTCTGTTTGCCCTGATACAACCCGCGTCAGCCAGTACTTCCAAGGAAATCCAGGTATCCTCTGGGAAAATAGAGACACTCCCTCCTCTCATTCAGGAAGGGCTTTCCGAGCGTTCTGTTCGAGTATGGCTACCCAATAATTACCCGACTCAACAGCCCTACGCCGTTGTCTATATGCATGACGGGCAAATGCTATTTGATAAAGGTACCACCTGGAATGGCCAGGAATGGGGTATGGATGAAACGGCTTCAAAACTGATCTCCCAGGAAAAAGTCCGTCCTTTTATCGTTGTTGCTATCGACAATGTCAGCAAGTTCCGACATGGCGACTACTTTCCACAAAAGGCTAGGGACTTTCTACCAAGTGATGCCCGACAATCCAAGCACCCTTTCAACCAAGCTGAATTACGGGGCGATCTTTACTTGAAATACCTAGTGACTACAGTAAAGCCGTATATTGATGAACATTACGCAGTTGGATATGGAGCCGATGATACCTTTATCGCCGGTGCCAGTATGGGAGGTTTGATATCACTCTACGCCGTTGCCGAATACCCCGATATTTTTTCCACGGTAGCAGCAATATCCACTCACTGGCCGGGTATTAATCCAGATGACAGCCTCCCCTTAGCGGAAGCTATTCGTGCTTATTTACGGGAAAATTTACCGAAGCCTGGCAATCATCGATTTTATTTTGATCATGGAACAGAGACTTTAGATGCCTACTACCCACCACTGCAACTAGCAGTAGATCAGATTATGCGCCAGCAAGGTTACAGCTCCTCAGACTGGTTAACTCAAGTATTCGAAGGGCACGCTCACGATGAGGAGTCTTGGAGTTCGCGTCTCGATCAGATATTAATATTTATGTTAGGACACCAAAAAAACAAATAA
- a CDS encoding fumarylacetoacetate hydrolase family protein: MYQHQFTCGSEVPFGLGKVVCVGRNYADHTAELNNPVPEEPLLFIKPATSVVSMAEPIHLPLGRGSCHFEGELALLIGKRLSNANVAEAPGAIAGLGLSLDLTLRDLQTKLKKAGQPWEKAKGFDKSCPLSPFVKLDWLPDWDKLSYYLWLNGELRQQGKTENMLTPILDLVAYISSYFTLEPGDVVLTGTPAGVGELHHGDKLSMQLEDDWLQVETQVA, from the coding sequence ATGTACCAACATCAATTTACCTGTGGCAGTGAAGTACCGTTTGGTTTGGGGAAGGTCGTCTGTGTGGGACGCAATTACGCTGATCACACGGCAGAGCTAAATAACCCGGTGCCAGAAGAGCCGCTTTTGTTTATCAAGCCAGCTACATCAGTGGTATCTATGGCGGAGCCCATCCATTTACCGTTGGGGCGCGGCAGCTGCCATTTTGAGGGGGAACTTGCCCTGTTGATTGGTAAGCGCCTGAGTAATGCCAATGTGGCAGAAGCTCCAGGGGCGATTGCAGGTCTGGGCCTGTCCCTGGATTTAACCCTGCGCGATCTCCAGACGAAGTTAAAGAAAGCGGGTCAGCCCTGGGAGAAGGCCAAGGGGTTCGATAAATCGTGCCCACTTTCCCCTTTTGTGAAACTCGACTGGCTGCCGGACTGGGACAAGCTCAGCTACTACCTGTGGCTAAATGGCGAATTGCGCCAGCAGGGTAAAACCGAAAATATGCTGACCCCGATTCTCGACCTGGTGGCTTATATCAGCAGTTATTTCACTCTCGAACCCGGTGATGTGGTTTTGACCGGTACGCCGGCTGGAGTAGGCGAGTTACACCATGGCGATAAGCTGTCGATGCAGTTGGAGGACGACTGGCTGCAAGTAGAAACACAGGTCGCCTAA
- a CDS encoding phosphate-starvation-inducible PsiE family protein, producing the protein MVFQTIFGEIIILLIALRFSHTLQYVVTRQQSIIQTKVVVLIAILALSRKFIILDLDKVDAGELLGLSSATLALGFTYLILKIKNKI; encoded by the coding sequence ATGGTATTCCAAACAATATTTGGTGAAATAATCATACTACTGATTGCACTTAGGTTCAGCCACACCCTTCAATATGTAGTCACACGTCAACAAAGTATTATTCAAACTAAAGTTGTTGTACTCATTGCTATTTTAGCTTTATCTAGAAAGTTTATTATTTTGGACCTGGACAAAGTTGATGCCGGAGAACTTCTAGGTCTATCTTCAGCCACTCTGGCATTAGGTTTTACTTATCTGATCTTAAAAATCAAAAATAAAATTTAA